A genome region from Trichosurus vulpecula isolate mTriVul1 chromosome 5, mTriVul1.pri, whole genome shotgun sequence includes the following:
- the LOC118850304 gene encoding 17-beta-hydroxysteroid dehydrogenase type 6-like, producing the protein MWLYVACLIGLYYLFRWYRERQVVSNLRDKYVFITGCDSGFGNLLAKQLDLRGLRVLAACLTEKGAEQLRHDTSDRVETVILDVTKTESITAAAQWVKEHVGNKGLWGLVNNAGAVFPDVCTELMIKENLMKTMNINLFGVIEVTMSMLQMVKQARGRIVNVSSVMGRVAFSLVPYCCSKHGVEAFSDCLSSHRYQKLTGKG; encoded by the exons ATGTGGCTTTACGTGGCCTGCCTCATTGGCCTTTATTATTTGTTTCGCTGGTACCGGGAGAGGCAGGTGGTGAGTAACCTTAGAGACAAATATGTCTTTATCACTGGCTGTGACTCTGGATTTGGGAACCTGCTGGCTAAGCAGCTGGACCTTCGAGGCCTGAGAGTGCTAGCGGCCTGTCTGACAGAGAAAGGGGCTGAGCAGCTGAGGCATGATACTTCAGACAGGGTAGAGACAGTGATCCTGGATGTGACCAAGACTGAGAGCATCACTGCAGCGGCCCAGTGGGTGAAGGAGCATGTGGGAAATAAAG GACTCTGGGGCCTCGTCAATAATGCAGGAGCTGTCTTTCCAGATGTTTGTACTGAGTTGATGATCAAAGAGAACCTTATGAAGACAATGAATATAAACCTGTTTGGAGTAATTGAGGTGACAATGAGCATGCTGCAAATGGTGAAGCAAGCCAGGGGGAGGATTGTCAATGTCTCTAGCGTCATGGGGAGAGTTGCTTTCTCTTTAGTACCCTACTGTTGTTCCAAACATGGAGTGGAAGCTTTTTCAGATTGTCTGAG